The region CTGTGTTGCCTTAAAAAACACCAATCACTGGATGCGCGGTGGTACTTACGGCTTGCAGGCGGCAGAAGCCGGCTGCATAAGCATATGCTTCACCAACACTACGGCTAACCTGCCGCCGTGGGGCGGAACTGAGCCACGCCTGGGCAATAACCCCCTCGTTGTGGCATTGCCTAAACAAGGCGGCCCCGTGTTACTGGACATGGCCATTTCCCAATACTCATTTGGGAAGTTAGGCCAGTATAAAGCGGAGGGAAAACCTTTGCCACTGCCAGGCGGGTACGACAATGAAGATAACTTAACAACCGATGCCGCCACCATTATGGCCACAAAAAGGGCATTGCCAATCGGGTTTTGGAAAGGGTCTGGATTGTCACTGGTGCTGGATATGCTTGCTGCCTTGCTAAGCGGCGGCAACTCTACCGCCGCTATCTCCAAAAACGGCAAAAAAGAGAGTGCGGTGTCGCAGGTGTTTATTTGCGTTAAGCCAAACGGCAGTAACAATGAAGAACTTATAAAGCAGATTATTGACTATACAAAAACAAGTGCGACTATTACGAACAAAGAAATATTATATCCAGGTGAGAACATGATGCGTACCCGTGAAAAGAGTCTGCGCGAAGGTGTAACGGTAGATGAAAAAATATGGGAGGAAGTTAAAAAGCTATAATAAGACAACGCCTTTGGTAGCTTGATGTACTTTGGAAAGTGCCGGGAGTACGATTAATAAGCAAATTTCAAACACTAAGGCAATAAAAAGCCCCGGCTCACGCCAGGGCTTTTTATATTCATTTTACAAGCCGGAGATTACCGGTTTTTGTAGTACTTGAAGTTTTTACCAATAAACCTTGCGTTCTCTCCCAGTTCTTCTTCAATACGAAGTAGTTGATTGTATTTTGCGATCCTGTCGCTACGGGATGCAGAACCAGTTTTAATCTGTCCGCAGTTAAGCGCCACTGCAAGATCCGCAATCGTGCTGTCTTCAGTTTCGCCGGAACGGTGGCTCATTACTGATGTATAGCTGTTATCTTTTGCAAGGCTAACTGCATTGATAGTTTCGGTAAGTGAACCAATCTGGTTTACTTTCACCAATATAGAATTAGCAGTATCGGTATCGATACCTTTTTGCAAACGGTTTACGTTGGTTACAAACAAATCGTCACCAACCAACTGCACCTTGTCGCCAATACGCTCGGTAAGTAATTTCCAGCCATCCCAGTCATCTTCAGCCATACCGTCTTCTATAGAGATGATAGGGTATTTTTCTGTTAATGATGCAAGGTATTCAGCTTGTTCTGCACTGGTGCGGATAGCTCCTTTTTCACCTTCGAACTTAGTGTAATCGTATTTGCCATCTTTGTAGAACTCAGAGGCAGCACAATCAAAAGCCAGGAAAATATCAACACCAGGTTTGTAACCCGCTTTTTCAATAGCCTTCAGGATCGTTTCAACGCCGTCCTCAGTACCTTCAAAAGTTGGAGCAAAACCACCTTCGTCACCTACTGCAGTAGACAGGCCACGGTCGTGTAATATCTTTTTAAGGTTATGGAACACTTCGGTACCCCAACGTAAAGCTTCCGAGAAAGTTGGTGCACCAACCGGCATGATCATGAATTCCTGGAAAGCAATAGGCGCATCAGAGTGCGAACCGCCGTTTACGATGTTCATCATCGGGATAGGCAATACATTTGCATTAACACCACCTATGTAACGGTATAGTGGCTGGCGGCTTTCCTGCGCAGCAGCTTTAGCTACAGCTAATGATACACCAAGGATGGCGTTAGCACCCAGTTTACCTTTATTCTCGGTACCGTCCAGCTCTATCATCAACTTATCAATCGCAACCTGCTCAAATACGTCAATGCCCTGCAGTTCTTTTGCAATAACGTCATTTACGTTTGCAACGGCTTTTAATACGCCTTTGCCCATGTAAACTGATTTGTCATCATCGCGAAGCTCAACAGCTTCATGTATACCGGTGCTGGCACCAGATGGAACCGCGGCACGGCCAAGTATGCCGTTGTCTGTTAAAACATCTACTTCTATGGTAGGGTTACCGCGCGAGTCCAGTATCTGGCGCGCATGAACGTCAATAATCAAGCTCATAGTTGAATTTGTGGGTGATACTTTAGAATTACTATACTTATTTGGTCGGCTAAGTTAAGCGCAAATGCCGCAAATACCAACCTAAATTTTGTAT is a window of Mucilaginibacter terrenus DNA encoding:
- the yiaK gene encoding 3-dehydro-L-gulonate 2-dehydrogenase, which translates into the protein MKVHYDQLKDEFTRILLSLGFTELKAEECAKIFADNSRDGVASHGLNRFPVFVQYVKEGLLIPSAEPALVTAFGAIEQWDGNLGPGMLNAQFCTDRAIALADANGIGCVALKNTNHWMRGGTYGLQAAEAGCISICFTNTTANLPPWGGTEPRLGNNPLVVALPKQGGPVLLDMAISQYSFGKLGQYKAEGKPLPLPGGYDNEDNLTTDAATIMATKRALPIGFWKGSGLSLVLDMLAALLSGGNSTAAISKNGKKESAVSQVFICVKPNGSNNEELIKQIIDYTKTSATITNKEILYPGENMMRTREKSLREGVTVDEKIWEEVKKL
- the eno gene encoding phosphopyruvate hydratase, which encodes MSLIIDVHARQILDSRGNPTIEVDVLTDNGILGRAAVPSGASTGIHEAVELRDDDKSVYMGKGVLKAVANVNDVIAKELQGIDVFEQVAIDKLMIELDGTENKGKLGANAILGVSLAVAKAAAQESRQPLYRYIGGVNANVLPIPMMNIVNGGSHSDAPIAFQEFMIMPVGAPTFSEALRWGTEVFHNLKKILHDRGLSTAVGDEGGFAPTFEGTEDGVETILKAIEKAGYKPGVDIFLAFDCAASEFYKDGKYDYTKFEGEKGAIRTSAEQAEYLASLTEKYPIISIEDGMAEDDWDGWKLLTERIGDKVQLVGDDLFVTNVNRLQKGIDTDTANSILVKVNQIGSLTETINAVSLAKDNSYTSVMSHRSGETEDSTIADLAVALNCGQIKTGSASRSDRIAKYNQLLRIEEELGENARFIGKNFKYYKNR